The Pan paniscus chromosome 1, NHGRI_mPanPan1-v2.0_pri, whole genome shotgun sequence genome has a segment encoding these proteins:
- the CD5L gene encoding CD5 antigen-like, with product MALLFSLILAICTRPGFLASPSGVRLVGGLHRCEGRVEVEQKGQWGTVCDDGWDIKDVAVVCRELGCGAASGTPSGILYEPPAEKEQKVLIQSVSCTGTEDTLAQCEQEEVYDCSHDEDAGASCENPESSFSPVPEGVRLADGPGHCKGRVEVKHQNQWYTVCQTGWSLRAAKVVCRQLGCGRAVLTQKRCNKHAYGRKPIWLSQMSCSGREATLQDCPSGPWGKNTCNHDEDTWVECEDPFDLRLVGGDNLCCGRLEVLHKGVWGSVCDDNWGEKEDQVVCKQLGCGKSLSPSFRNRKCYGPGVGRIWLDNVRCSGEEQSLEQCQHRFWGFHDCTHQEDVAVFCSG from the exons ATGGCTCTGCTATTCTCCTTGATCCTTG cCATTTGCACCAGACCTGGATTCCTAG CGTCTCCATCTGGAGTGCGGCTGGTGGGGGGCCTCCACCGCTGTGAAGGGCGGGTGGAGGTGGAACAGAAAGGCCAGTGGGGCACCGTGTGTGATGACGGCTGGGACATTAAGGACGTAGCTGTGGTGTGCCGGGAGCTGGGCTGTGGAGCTGCCAGCGGAACCCCCAGTGGTATTTTGTATGAGCCACCAGCAGAAAAAGAGCAAAAGGTCCTCATCCAATCGGTCAGTTGCACAGGCACAGAAGATACATTGGCTCAGTGTGAGCAAGAAGAAGTTTATGATTGTTCACATGATGAAGATGCTGGGGCATCGTGTGAGA ACCCAGAGAGCTCTTTCTCCCCAGTCCCAGAGGGTGTCAGGCTGGCTGACGGCCCTGGGCATTGCAAGGGACGCGTGGAAGTGAAGCACCAGAACCAGTGGTATACCGTGTGCCAGACAGGCTGGAGCCTCCGGGCCGCAAAGGTGGTGTGCCGGCAGCTGGGATGTGGGAGGGCTGTACTGACTCAAAAACGCTGCAACAAGCATGCCTATGGCCGAAAACCCATCTGGCTGAGCCAGATGTCATGCTCAGGACGAGAAGCAACCCTTCAGGATTGCCCTTCTGGGCCTTGGGGGAAGAACACCTGCAACCATGATGAAGACACGTGGGTCGAATGTGAAG ATCCCTTTGACTTGAGACTAGTAGGAGGAGACAACCTCTGCTGTGGGCGACTGGAGGTGCTGCACAAGGGCGTATGGGGCTCTGTCTGTGATGACAATTGGGGAGAAAAGGAGGACCAGGTGGTATGCAAGCAACTGGGCTGTGGGaagtccctctctccctccttcagaAACCGGAAATGCTATGGCCCTGGGGTTGGCCGCATCTGGCTGGATAATGTTCGTTGCTCAGGGGAGGAGCAGTCCCTGGAGCAGTGCCAGCACAGATTTTGGGGGTTTCACGACTGCACCCACCAGGAAGATGTGGCTGTCTTCTGCTCAG GATAG